The DNA window AACAAGCACCTTCCATGCCACTCACCGTGTTGTAGTTCCAGATGGTTTTCCATGAGAAGTGGTTGCTCCTTTGTTCAATAACCACCACATGTGTTTGACTGCTGAGAGTCAGATTTTGGAAAACACCACCAACAGAGACCTGGCAGTTGTTATCTGTCTGCTGAGACTGaaaagccaaaggaaagaagatgtTTAGTCTTTGAATAGAGACTGGCCCTGTGATTGGCCACTGGTGATGGGGACCTCAATCTTTACTCCATGGATGACTTTGAGGTTTTCAATTTTTTGCTGATACTCAATTAAAAATGAGACAGTTTTAGATTTTCAAACTAGTCAGTGATCTCccaaaatttttattaaaatctttgCTAGACTAGCATAAGTCCTACCCCATAGAGAGTGCCAGAGTTTCATCTGCCAGACAAGATTTCAATTTGTTTCCACCAAAGGGGtggtgaaagaaaaaggagatctCATGAAGCAGGGAACATAGAAAGAGCAGCCATTTGTGTGGAAATTGTTCACTTGTACTCACATAATCAGCAAGGGCTGGAGTCAGGACAAGTCCAAGAAGGACTGCAGTcaaaatctgaaaggaaaatcaaataCAAAAGTGTTACTGCAGCTCTGGCTGACAAATCTGGCCATAAGaatcctccttccctttctctaaTCTGATGTTTAAGGGTCCTCCTTGGATGCTTTTTTGCTTTCATCCTGGGATTGCATCAGCGCCCCAAAAGGGAGTCACCCTTGCTTTA is part of the Hirundo rustica isolate bHirRus1 unplaced genomic scaffold, bHirRus1.pri.v3 scaffold_351_arrow_ctg1, whole genome shotgun sequence genome and encodes:
- the LOC120747966 gene encoding gastrokine-1-like, whose translation is MNLPILTAVLLGLVLTPALADYSQQTDNNCQVSVGGVFQNLTLSSQTHVVVIEQRSNHFSWKTIWNYNTGIIATKLMQERTCYISLMNRNEMPTFENLAQLASQSM